ACTGTCTCAGATGTGAATGACAATCGGCCGGTGTTCAAGGACAGCGAGGTGGAGGTAAACGTTCCTGAAAATGCCCCAATGGGAACATCTGTCACTCACCTTCATGCCACAGATGCTGATCTGGGATCCAATGCTCAGATTCACTTCTCCTTCAGCAACCAAATCTCCCCTGCCACCAAACGACATTTTGCTATTGACAGCACAACTGGACTGATTACCATCAAGCAGCCATTGGACAGGGAAGTCAACCCGGTGCACAAGCTTATAGTGCTGGCCAGTGATGGAAGCTCTACCCCTTCAAGGGCTACAGTTACAGTCAATGTCACAGACATTAATGACAACGTCCCCTCCATAGATACCCGTTATATAATGAATCTCGTTAATGGCACTGTGCTGTTGTCTGAAAATGCCCCCCTTAACACAAAAATAGCCCTAATTACTGTGACAGACAGAGATGCAGATCTGAACGGTAAAGTGACTTGTTACACTGATCATGATGTACCTTTCCGACTAAAGCCAGTCTTCAATGACCAGTTTTTGCTCGAAACAGCCGCACCTTTAGATTACGAGACCACTCGAGAGTATGCAATTAAGATAGTTGCATCTGACTCTGGGAAACCACCTCTGAACACTTCGGCAATGGTGCTTATTAAAATAAAGGATGAGAATGACAACATCCCAGTTTTCCCTCAGCCTGAAATCCAGCTGTCCATTCCAGAAAACAATGATCCAGGCACACAGTTGATAAAAATCAGTGCAACAGATGCAGATAGTGGTTCTAATGCCCTTATTATTTATACTCTTGGCCCAGATGCTCCTGATGGGTTTAATATAGATCCCCGTTCTGGAATCCTTTCTGTTGTCAAAAGGCTAGATAGGGAGAAGCAGGAGAAGTATTCATTCACAGTCATTGCCAGGGATAATGGTTCTACCCCTCTTCAAAGCAATGTCACGGTCAAGCTAATAGTCCAAGACCAAAATGATAACAGTCCAGCCTTTACCCATCCTGAGTACAACTTCTATGTGCCTGAGAACCTACCTTTGTATGGGACGGTTGGTTTGATAACTGTCACGGATGCAGATGCTGGTGACAATGCAGTCGTCACTCTCTCGATCATAAATGGGAAGGACAATTTCATCATTGACCCCAAAACCGGGGTGATCAAACCAAACATTACCTTTGATAGGGAGCAACAAAGTTCCTACACGTTTGTTGTCAAGGCTGTGGATGCAGGTCAAAAGCAAACCACCTCCTATGCCAAGGTCACCATAAATGTTGTTGATGTGAATGACAATCGACCGGTGTTTGTTATCCCCTCCTCAAACTATTCCTATGATCTAGTACCTTCAACCACCAGCCCGGGTTCAGTGGTGACCAGGGTATTTGCCATTGACAATGACACTGGGATGAACGCTGAGCTGCAGTACAGTATTATTGGAGGGTCGCCGAGAGGCCTGTTTGCCATTGACAAAACGACAGGCAACATAACTCTACAGGAGAAGATTGTAGCAGCAGACCAAGGACTTCATAGGCTAGTGGTAAAGGTCAAGGACTTGGGACAACCAGAGTCCTTACACGCAATCGCCCttgttcatttgtttgtgaatgatACTGTCTCCAATGCCACATTCATCCAGGAACAACTTCGCAAGAGTTTGGAGACTCCTTTGGAACGGAATATTGGGGACAACGACGTTACACCCCAGACCAATGGCTACGTAATCGTTGTTATTGCTATAATAGCTGGGACTATGACGGTTATTCTGGTGATCTTTGTGACTGCTTTGGTACGCTGTCGACAGACACCGAGACACAAAGTTGTCCAGAAGAGCAAGCAGAGCGGTGAGTGGGTATCACCCAACCAGGAGGGTCGgcagattaaaaagaaaaagaagaagaagaagagatccCCAAAAAGTTTGCTGCTGAATTTCGTAACCATTGAGGAACCCAAGTCTGATGACCCTACTCATGAGCACATCAATGGCACCTTAGACCTCCCTGTTGAACTTGAGGAGCAGACAATGGGAAAGTACAACTGGGCTACCACACCGACTACCTTCAAACCCGACAGTCCTGACTTAGCCAAACACTACAAATCCGCTTCCCCTCAGCCAACATTCCAGATCAAACCAGAGACCCCTGTGGCTCCCAAGAAGCATCATGTCATTCAGGAACTCCCACTGGACAACACATTCGTGGTGGGCTGTGACTCACTCTCCAAATGTTCCTCCAGCAGCTCCGACCCCTACAGTGTTTCAGAATGCAGCTGTCAAGGGGGCTTCAAGGCACCTGGCCAAATCCACACCAGACAGGTAATTCACAACTTCCTTTCTTTAACCACTCGCTGCTCCAGCTCCCATTTGTACTGTCCTTCTGATAGAAAGATGTAGAATGGAAGGTGACAGCCGCATGTGCCAAGCTTCAAAATGGGCTCGAAGATGCATGCGTGTCAAGATGCAATATGCAAAAGAAAATCTGAAACTTAAAAAGTGGGAGGTTGTTGGTTTTATGGTTGTGTGCTCATATTAGCAAAAACATCATTTCATGTCTTCACTGAAGAAGACTGTAGGATAAATGGAACAATTCATCAACTGAAGGAACATTGTACATATTAGACTGTGACAGATAGCGAGATGTTGTATGGCTTTGATTATgggatgtattttttttttcttcttccaatcAGACGTTCAATTCTAAAGAGTAATTATTAGCAAAACAactttttgtgtgtaaaaaaaaacaaaaaaaacaagagtgCTAGCTTGAGATTACAGCTATGTTTGTTCTTGATTGACATGCCAAAGCCAATCATGCTTGACAGAAAACCAAACAAGATAGGGTTGCGTTCCACAGACACAACTGAACAGATGCACACTGCTGAAACAATTGTTTCCCACAGAAATGCTTGATAGAACTCGTTAGAGCTAAAACTTGTAACATAGTAGGGAAAGGctgattatttttaaatagaatttcGAACTCAGTCCAAAGGAAACATTATAAGTTGTCTCAGAGGAAAATTGCCCGCATTAATGAGACGAAGGTTCATTTGAATACTAGTATTCTAGTCTATGGTTCCAGAGGAGGTAGATGTGGCAAATGCAAAATagctaataaataaaagcagatgAGGGACATAAATGTAAATTGGGGTGGAGAGAGAGGTGGCATCACTGCGGCGATTGGTCTTTCTCGCGGAGTGGAAGACTGAGCTGTGCGATTGTAGGTCAGAGAGATCAAGGTGAAGACGGAGCTGTGGGAACGTGAGACTTAAATAGAAGCATATTCACTAATAGCTTGAAACACTATTCATTTTACCTATCAACTGCATGTTTCTAATGACCAGACATCGAGTCTGCAGCGTAGCCATTTTCTCAGGCAGGTTAGAAAGTACAGGACTGGGGTCGGGAATGTAAGCTGGCAGTACCCAAGGGGCCTAAATTCAAAAATAACTGAGCATGTATACAGTAATAGGACACTATCTATATGATCAGGAACTAgctgccaatttttttttctttctcatcttctttatttatttttatttttttgcattcaatCCCAGAcgatcttgttttgtttttttgttttttttcctcagtaaTATCATGTCATCCACTTGTCCTTATTGAAGAAAATCCCCCTCTGCATACTTCTTACAAATTACAGTATATCCACTCAGATGCTTTGTGCGCATGGTAATTTAAGGTGACACCCACACATAGCTGATGTTCCATTTTCACCATGAggcctttattttaaaatgcagttaaaaGCAACGCTCTGCCATGGTTCATTATACATAAGCCTGCTTACATAGTGAGATTAAGGAATGACACATAATTCAGGTTAGATTTGTAATTTGCCCTGCCATAGTTTTCTTCCTGCTTCTGTGTATTTTGAAATATGCAGTAATATTTGTTGAAGGTTTTGAAACCTTGCATCAGATTCTTGAAATATTTGTGATTAAAATCCTATTTAGATGGTGCCTTGTGGTGCCTTGTACTTTGAATACTATAGCTACtgctgcaaatgtgtgtgtgtgtgtgtgtgtgtgtgtgtgtgtgtgtgtatagagagtatgtatatgtaacaaatgttacatatatatatatatatatatatatatatatatatatatatatatatatatatatatatatatatatatatatatatatatatatatatatatatatatatatatatatatatatatatatatatatatatatatatatatatatatatatatatgtgtgtgtgtgtatgtgtgtgtgtgtatatgtgtatatatgtatttatgtgtgtgtgtgtgtgtgtgtgtgtaattttttatttatttatgtgtgtgtgtgtgcatgtatgtttcACAGTGCATTCTTactatgtttatattatttatttttctatcctttttttcttttttttctttttcttttttttctttcttgctgaAACTTATAACTCTTCAGTTTTTACATAGATTGAGTGTAGCTTTGAATGCCTTAGGCATGTTATTTCTGTACATCTTAAAGTTATCCTTTATGTTTTGACAGGTATAGACTATTTAAATAATCTATTAGAAAGAAGTTAGACTGTTGAATCATCTCCAATTCTGATGTAAAGTGCTCTATGTCGTATCTTACCATTCAATACTCTTAGTAAAGGTAATTTTTACTTCATACATTAGCAGTTGTCTATAATATTTCTTCTTACTtagtcattttaaaccacaaCTTGGATTTCAGCTCAGAGCCATTACTGACAAATAGACAGTGGATACTGCAGTAGAGAATCTAGAACATCAGATCATGTCTTGTACCCACTGGCCCCATATTTGGTGAAAAATCTCTAGTGTCTCGTATTAGCTATAAAGCAGTGACACAAATGTCAGCATTATTTAACTTTAGCGACCCCATCTCGATGTCTGAGAAACATCATGTCTGAATTTGCCATGATGAATAGGTGCAAGAACATTTGTAGGGACCATTAAAGGATGCATTTCTCCCAGGAAACATTCACTGATGAAGGTCAATGGGATGCTTAGCGGGGCTGGGAATGATGTCAGCATCTAAGAAAAGCTtgtcaaaatacaacatatttatgGGCCATATGGCTCATAATACCATCCGTGGTCCATTTTGCATTCCGGGCACCACCACGAACCTCTTCCCCACCCCTTTCACTCATCTCTGCCTTTCTTTTATCTTTCATCTCCCTGTTCTCAGACAGTGATTTTAGAGGTCAATCCCTCCGGTTGTGGTGGTGGGTGGGGTGGTGGGGCTTCTGTCTGAAtacacactttagtttggggagaTCAAGTAAATTCCACCATACTTGACTGATCCTTGGCAAGGCCATGAATATGCAAGAACTCTAGTCAAATCAAACGCTATAAGGCCTCTATATTCAGAGCAGGGGTGTATCTGAGGTCAGTAGCTTCGCCTCATGTTGCTTGCAAACCCGTCTTCATTTGGATTGGTATGAATATGCCCTCACAGTCTTATGGGGTCTCACAGTCAAACGCATTTTCTTTGCATCAGGCGTCATGGTACATTCAGCAtttcaaaaacatcataaaatatgGGAGTGGATGTCCTTGGGTCCACAGTTTGTGCTCTCAACCACCCGCGTTTCAATAATTCAAATTCTACTTCATTTTTGAGTCTCACCGGGTATAGCGCAGATGTGCCTAGATTTACAACCAAACACATTTTTAGAACATGAAGTGATTGATCTCTCTTGAATTTCTCTCTTTGTATTGATTACGTCCAGTTGTGTCTAACTCCAGGCGATTTCTGCAGCGTTTAGCCCATCAGCAATTCTTGAGCATCTTGGCCTTTAGGAATATATTCTGCATGTGTGTTTAAAATGCACAagctttaaatatgtttatgcattttttaacCATCTGATTCTCCCATAGATAATCCTAAGTCAAATTAAATTTGGCCCTTAATAGTACTACCCAGAGGTGCAGCCATAATTGCTTTGCTTTCTAGTTTAATATTTTGGTTATTGCGTCACTGTTGTGAAACATGTTACACTCTGAATCTTTtacatatatgtacagtatatatatatatatattagggccgggactcgattaaatatctaattaattagaggctttgtaattaattcatcgaaattaatcacattttaatcgcatataaatatttgacctgagaacagtgagaagtaatttttttcatatggatttatagtataccattgaataatgactgaatacataagcttaagcaacaaaatattgtttatttttgttcaaccaagtctagcagaccagtgcaatttttgccattaagtgtagcaatagcatatttagaaacaatttagaaatagtacatttcagaaattcaggaagcttataggtgctggaattttctgtaaattgttttttaagTATAACACAATACTGTAaagtacattcagaacattggaaaccctgactattagaaaacatctctctgttgcttcagaggccataacatactaagtccaactctcaataaccttggccaaaacaataaagagttcaacataaactgccagttgcaccaacaaaataatacatagttcaacataaagtgtaaagtccacgctagctgctatatgttttgcgtcgaggtgatacttgaggctcgatgtgctgcgcctgcggtgatatgcgaacgctagttggtgcttcagtataattggtccgccgaaactcatccagtgagaaacgttccgcggtgcaaaaataagttattaaaaatgcgggaaatttttttctgtaattaattaatcttaattaacacgttattttttgtgtaattaatttatctcaattaacgcgttaaagtcccggccctaatatatatatatatatatatatatatatatatatatatatatatatatatatatatatacatacacaaacatattttttaagtCGGTATATACATCAGCAGAGTGATGCAGTTGCAACATGTTGAAACAAAAATGTACTAGTCCATTCAACTTTCAATCAGTTATGTCTACAAAGAAATAGAAGCAAAAAAAACGTTTGAATAATCTCAAAACGATCTTTTAGCAAAGACGTGCTAAATGTATTATGAGTGACAGTACATTTATATacgttacaacaacaacaacaaaatcctaCAACACAAGCTTAAgaaatgcatgtttgtgtatttttgaagTTGGAACAGCAGAGtgagtttggttttattttttcctcctcAAAGAAACCTGAATTCATTCGTATACATTTTATCGGCATGTGTGTTTCCCAGGAAACGACCCATGACCTTGACATCATTGCCATCGTGTTCTACCAGTGAAGCTGCATcgtaatttcagtttttaaaagtcACTCTGTGTTCATTTAACTTTGCTGAAGAGTGAATTTACAATACAAAGAGCTTTGAAATGGTACTGCCCTCTTGGACATGCTGCTTGCTGATATATTTCAATGATATATTTCAATTTAAGAGATTGAGTAATAATGAAGGAAATATAAACGTTTTACCTTAGTTTTAtcgtatttttaaaaacatgttcattaccagctatttaaaaaaaagaagaaaaaaaaaagaaaaagtgttatAATCACATGAGCTTCCTGTTGTCATCAATGAATGAGTGTTGCTGTAGTGTGGTGGCTGTAACGGCACATTCGGAGCAAAAAGCAATTTGGTTTACCTGCATGCACTGACTAGTCACTTTTCCCAGCATTCTTCAAGGTAAATCCAACCAGATGAAATGAACACCAGGCTCTTTCGTTCTGTTCCTTGAAGAATGCTgatcctctccctctctctctctctgtgtatgcACGTGAATGTATATGTCCAGAGAGAGAGGCCTTCATTATCATCTTACACAGTACATAATGCAGCTTAGAAGCCAGATGATTTTGTAACTACAATCTCcctatatctgtctgtctctctatatTACAGGAGACGGCACTGAAACCACCACTCTATGGCACACTCTGTGGCACAGGTACAGCTCGCTCCCACAGGATAAAAATCAATCTCTAGCTGCCATTTCctaaagagagggagggagggagaggaagGCACTCACAGAAGAGGTGAAAACACGAACTGTACACATTCTCCAGCCTCAAACGAGTCCTAGAGAGTAACGCCAGACTAATTTAACCGTCCGAAACTCTGCTTGTGACTTGTGGGAGGTTTGAAATGCTTTGTTTAACCCCTTTTGTCCTCATTCACCGGTTGCACCGAATAGGGCACAAGAGACACCTCCACTCTGCTTATCCAAATGGAATATGAATACGGCTAAGACCTCTGTATAGGATGTTTATAtagatatgtatttatgtatagcaGCAGCACAGTCCTTGTCGTCTGTGTGTCTATTTATTGATTTTGTTCACTGATAGTAGTTCAATGAAACTTCGGCGTGCCTGGtgattgttttgctttttttccccccgTTTTCATATCCTTCGCTCACTTCCTTTActgtttcatttgttcattctgtGCTCGTATCCAATAGATCACTGCGAACTCCTCGTCACCAATTGCCACGGCTCTCCTCGCACCGTCCCAACGCTTGTTAACATTTAAATGCATGGCCCTCAATAGGAGGTACCAACACGTTTTAGCTCTGTCACTGATTGCCTCTGACTCTGGGATGCGGAAGATTCCAAAAGAGCCCTAATGCTTTGCTAAGCTGCAATCATATGGGACAGCGCTCCCGCTTCCTAATCAAAGAAACCCCTTGTACACAGTAGAAAGGGACACCTGGTCTGACCTCTATATGTTGTCTGTTGTAGTCCGCTTTTACCAGAGCCAATATAACCTGTGAGATGTATTTACTGATTTTGAATAGAAAGCCTCTGGCAGTCTTGTCATACGAGATGGTAGGTTTTAGTTACATCACCTAGGTGTTTGTATATTCTGAAACTGACATGCTATGTATACTTACAAccgagatgaaaaaaaaaaaaaaaaagtatcttaaaaGTAGAAAATTCAGTAGAGAGCACGAGAATACAACGTGGACTATTCCGATTTTATGTCAACAGCAATAAATTTACGATAAATCGAGAACTCACCCTACATGAGCACTTTAAAGTCGTGATAATAAGCATCCCACAGCTAAAGCTCTCTTTTGTGAAACTTAACAGTCGGGTATTTCCGTTCTTGAATGACTATTACATCACTGATGAATTGCTTCGATGGATAGCACTTTTGTTCGAGCAGTAATTTACTCCTTTTTAGCAAATGGACTGATTTGTAGAAGTGTCTTTGGGCCCAAATGTTTGACCTCTTATTCTTGCAGAGGTATCAGATGTCTTAATGGTGTCAATTGTAACGCTCTGGAGTAGGAAAAACAGAATGACTCACACAGAAAACTGTAGCACTGTGTAAGAAACAATTAGACATGCCTGGATATTTGCCATTGATAAAGAATGTGAGGGAAgaggggaaaaagaaaaaaaaaaagactttttcttttcatgtaaggaGTTGGTTAAATCACTTTCATTATAAATGAAGCACCTTACATTGTATCCTCTGTTTATTTGCCAACATGTGAAGTAAActgtaaataactgttttatgtaTGTTTGAGCTTTGGAAGTTTATTAAAGTCTTTTGCATTGTACTGCACATTTCCATGCGTCTTTTCTTGACCAAACAATATACGGTGGGGTCCAAAATTGACATCACTTGTGATAATGCTTCTGTATTGTAGTTTTCTAATGCTAATATTGTGATTATAAATATCGCAAAATGatattgattaattgattttattatttaggcAACTGTTTAAAATAAGATTCCATTAGtttccattagttaatgcattaattaacataaaattatgagtaagattttttatgaggtttcttttgtgtgtgtgctaattATTacttgatttatgtattttttaagctAAATGTTGTGGTGCACTAATTCAAACTTATATCAAGCACAGAAGTCATGTTAGGCCACATGGGCTCTAAACTCACAACACTGAGGTCTGTGGAAGTACAACAAAATTACGCATCACAACCACATCTAATTTGCCCAGTTATGCAACTGCACTGGTATTTATGCATCTTTTGAAATATACCTTTTTTTATGAGACTGAACAGTTACAATTTTAAGGCTCACTGATCACACAACTGTAATTCCTCAACATCCGTTTGTGAGCGGGCCCAAGAGCCAGCCATTGTTCCCATCCCATGTATGTGGTTTCAAAGCAGCTGTTCCAGAAGTTCACATGAAAGAAAGGAGAAATGAGAAGCACAATGGAAAACAATTTAATTGCTTATCAAAGTTGCTTTAAATTGCAAGACTGCAGAGCTAATCATTTCCCTTGAGGGAAATATGTCCTTGGTGATTAGAGAAAATGGTGCACATTCACTACGTTGAGTTTGTATTAAGCTTGTGTGCAAATGTCAGCCTGCTATTAATATCGCAATGTAAACTCTCTATGCGCTAAACTCTGTGTACAATCATGACGAGGTTGGCATGCACGCTTCCATAAGAACGGAATGAGACCATTACCAAAGCACATATGCTTTTTCCGTAAAGCAGTTTTTGTTCACTCAGCTTGCATAAGAGTTTCAGATGAATATGAAACCATGTTACCATGAGATAACTTACAATCAGCAGGCAACTGCttctacacagaaaaaaaataaaataaataataataatattcatgtaGCTCAAACCGTAGAGCACAGTGCTAGCAATGCCaagatcatgggtttgattcccagagaatGCATCAACTGATTGAATATAACATGGATgcaagtccctttggataaaagcatggcaaatacataaatgtaaatatcattTTATCAACCGTGAAAGAAAGAGACAAAATGCAAAAGGCACAGTAATGCAAGAGATCATTTGCCTTTTACAGCGGTCAATTATAGGCTACTGTTATGTGGTTATTATACAAATCTGAGCGCTGAATGCTGCAATCGACCAGTCGCAATCAAGTATTACAGAAAGTCTTACTGTCTTTGGATTTAAAGAATGGGCAAAAATCTTCCAACAGATTGGTCTCCATCTGCTGGCAAATTATGTTTCTTAAAGATATGTAATTTAGCCATTGTTATTCTTCAAATTGAGTGTGACAGCTGAGGAGAGTTTCTTGTGTTGGCTTTGCTTGATTTGTGGCATTGagcttaaatgtattatttgtttgaCAGCATTTAGAGGCAGGAGAATCCCCATTGAATCAAATGCTAGAAATGCTAGCTGCATGCTGTGAATTATATGGCTCCACGTGGTGTGCACACAGCTAACATACCTGCACGTTTGCTCATAATCTAATAAAGCAACTGTCAATAAGGATACTGATTAAGGGAGTCTGTAAAGTTACGGCCTCAGTAATGGAGATGCCTCAGGGATTGACCACATTAGCCTAGAATAACCTTCAACACATTAAAGgtgcagttcacccaaaaattgaaaaTCATTTGCACAAAAAACAAGATTTTCAATTACACTACAGGtcaaaggtttgaggtcagtttttttttttttttttagttttttggatTACGCATCTtatggtgtccttgttacagtgcaaATATTTAAgtgctgagtaatattaattaacagcaTATACTTAGGTTTATGTTTGGTAATGAATATAGTTAagaataatagtattattattatagcatatatgtgaccctggactacaaaaccagttttaagtcgcttggtatatttttagcaatagcccaaaaaaacattgtatgggtcaaaatgatagattttaattttaattcctaaaatcattaggatattaagtaaagtaaacgtcatgttccatgaagatattttgtaaatttcctgctataaatatataaaaacaaaatttttaattagttatatacattgctaagaacttcatttggacaattttaaagatacattttttgtttcaccctcagattccggataatcaaatagttttatctcaaagaatcctgattaaaaatgtattctggtttccacaaaaatactaagcagaaaagttgttttcagcattgaaaaaaataacaaatattgaaGACTGGGGCTGTGATGctaaaaaatacagctttgcatcacaggaataaatgacattttaaaatttattaaaatagtattattattataataagtgttagtgtaaaatattttacattgtattGATTTTACAATactatgtttattaatttattattttattattttcatctttgaTATAATAAAGacagtctgtttttttattttttatttattcatttattttttgggggggtgatATGTAATGAAAAATTACACTCTCTGGGTAAACAATCAGTTTAATGTCAC
This DNA window, taken from Carassius auratus strain Wakin chromosome 14, ASM336829v1, whole genome shotgun sequence, encodes the following:
- the LOC113114240 gene encoding protocadherin-11 X-linked isoform X2, whose protein sequence is MDLASEAHVLVVLLTCLFLMCRAQEKDYTIKEEQPENVRIGNLRKDLNLNLDPDIKLSSALQFKPVYKTGDVPLVKVEASTGEIFTTANRIDREKLCSGVFTEKRCFYEIEVAVLPDEIFRLVKIRFLIEDINDNAPLFQSTVINISIPENTAINSRYPVPSAFDPDIGINGIQHYELVKSVSEFGLDIIETPEGDKWPQLIVQQSLDRETKDTFVMKIKVEDGGTPPKSSTAILQVTVSDVNDNRPVFKDSEVEVNVPENAPMGTSVTHLHATDADLGSNAQIHFSFSNQISPATKRHFAIDSTTGLITIKQPLDREVNPVHKLIVLASDGSSTPSRATVTVNVTDINDNVPSIDTRYIMNLVNGTVLLSENAPLNTKIALITVTDRDADLNGKVTCYTDHDVPFRLKPVFNDQFLLETAAPLDYETTREYAIKIVASDSGKPPLNTSAMVLIKIKDENDNIPVFPQPEIQLSIPENNDPGTQLIKISATDADSGSNALIIYTLGPDAPDGFNIDPRSGILSVVKRLDREKQEKYSFTVIARDNGSTPLQSNVTVKLIVQDQNDNSPAFTHPEYNFYVPENLPLYGTVGLITVTDADAGDNAVVTLSIINGKDNFIIDPKTGVIKPNITFDREQQSSYTFVVKAVDAGQKQTTSYAKVTINVVDVNDNRPVFVIPSSNYSYDLVPSTTSPGSVVTRVFAIDNDTGMNAELQYSIIGGSPRGLFAIDKTTGNITLQEKIVAADQGLHRLVVKVKDLGQPESLHAIALVHLFVNDTVSNATFIQEQLRKSLETPLERNIGDNDVTPQTNGYVIVVIAIIAGTMTVILVIFVTALVRCRQTPRHKVVQKSKQSGEWVSPNQEGRQIKKKKKKKKRSPKSLLLNFVTIEEPKSDDPTHEHINGTLDLPVELEEQTMGKYNWATTPTTFKPDSPDLAKHYKSASPQPTFQIKPETPVAPKKHHVIQELPLDNTFVVGCDSLSKCSSSSSDPYSVSECSCQGGFKAPGQIHTRQPLFKEIRTIWNNLKNQSQTPDKTFPVVPAMCPHKQTQRRVTFHLPDGSQESCSDSGLGEQEPNSGASTTQPLPLGFPQEEYYEQTSPNSRTEGDGNSDPESTIEVNLQKALAEASETCTQECLILGHSDSCWMPPALTQFQTSGSATLPSFGFQQSWARGTKADGRHTLGRSVPKDDLDKGSNRPQFYNTLERHCSKKEDPIKVIPLASFSATSSPQTSAGGGSSAFLHEHQL
- the LOC113114240 gene encoding protocadherin-11 X-linked isoform X1; this translates as MAKVDKSGYSPLKLTYKCILSIVSEYFYFLFFKVQHLCVKLVDDPVLQKNVMQICDNVRTLQIFEESAAPTLSMDLASEAHVLVVLLTCLFLMCRAQEKDYTIKEEQPENVRIGNLRKDLNLNLDPDIKLSSALQFKPVYKTGDVPLVKVEASTGEIFTTANRIDREKLCSGVFTEKRCFYEIEVAVLPDEIFRLVKIRFLIEDINDNAPLFQSTVINISIPENTAINSRYPVPSAFDPDIGINGIQHYELVKSVSEFGLDIIETPEGDKWPQLIVQQSLDRETKDTFVMKIKVEDGGTPPKSSTAILQVTVSDVNDNRPVFKDSEVEVNVPENAPMGTSVTHLHATDADLGSNAQIHFSFSNQISPATKRHFAIDSTTGLITIKQPLDREVNPVHKLIVLASDGSSTPSRATVTVNVTDINDNVPSIDTRYIMNLVNGTVLLSENAPLNTKIALITVTDRDADLNGKVTCYTDHDVPFRLKPVFNDQFLLETAAPLDYETTREYAIKIVASDSGKPPLNTSAMVLIKIKDENDNIPVFPQPEIQLSIPENNDPGTQLIKISATDADSGSNALIIYTLGPDAPDGFNIDPRSGILSVVKRLDREKQEKYSFTVIARDNGSTPLQSNVTVKLIVQDQNDNSPAFTHPEYNFYVPENLPLYGTVGLITVTDADAGDNAVVTLSIINGKDNFIIDPKTGVIKPNITFDREQQSSYTFVVKAVDAGQKQTTSYAKVTINVVDVNDNRPVFVIPSSNYSYDLVPSTTSPGSVVTRVFAIDNDTGMNAELQYSIIGGSPRGLFAIDKTTGNITLQEKIVAADQGLHRLVVKVKDLGQPESLHAIALVHLFVNDTVSNATFIQEQLRKSLETPLERNIGDNDVTPQTNGYVIVVIAIIAGTMTVILVIFVTALVRCRQTPRHKVVQKSKQSGEWVSPNQEGRQIKKKKKKKKRSPKSLLLNFVTIEEPKSDDPTHEHINGTLDLPVELEEQTMGKYNWATTPTTFKPDSPDLAKHYKSASPQPTFQIKPETPVAPKKHHVIQELPLDNTFVVGCDSLSKCSSSSSDPYSVSECSCQGGFKAPGQIHTRQPLFKEIRTIWNNLKNQSQTPDKTFPVVPAMCPHKQTQRRVTFHLPDGSQESCSDSGLGEQEPNSGASTTQPLPLGFPQEEYYEQTSPNSRTEGDGNSDPESTIEVNLQKALAEASETCTQECLILGHSDSCWMPPALTQFQTSGSATLPSFGFQQSWARGTKADGRHTLGRSVPKDDLDKGSNRPQFYNTLERHCSKKEDPIKVIPLASFSATSSPQTSAGGGSSAFLHEHQL